From Candidatus Pedobacter colombiensis, one genomic window encodes:
- a CDS encoding DUF6067 family protein, protein MMLSFKKIQRVTFMMVCLATEVLFAQDRSHSKGADQFYKELPNPVATNVKAWAKLPNDINVSFASDNVRYPKEKIPLKTIQKNWTVTGWKGEKVHTQLLVWTKKNIPALSVSINGLTNEKGDRINEKNIKAAFVRYVMSDTFEGGCSHQAPTVYDSTLVADPIDIINKIPVEKNTVRPIWLSIEIPDNIPAGKYSGSITVNATKKYNLSITLNVQNHILPPADQWKYDFDIWQYPAPIARMHNVKLWSDEHFDLMRPYFTALAKAGQKVITANIIEQPWGLDHVHFDDPSLVKWTRKKDGTWSYDFSLFDRYISFVKSCGIHQRINCYSMITWDLSFIYYDEALGKNNTVTLKPGSEEYKAFWMPMLVEFTKHLKAKSWFDQTAIAMDERPIESMQAVISLLKEVDPKWKIALAGDTYHPEIEEDIYDYCLASYLSFGDTVLAKRKAEGKPTTFYTACVEEYPNGYTFSPPAENAWLAWHASAKGYTGYLFWAFNTWVSNPLQDARWRRYPSGTLFQFYPGPRTSIRFEKLIEGIQDFEKIRILRDKFVKEGKKDQLKEMDMVLSAFELEKLKTIPAAKMVEKGKAFLSKY, encoded by the coding sequence ATGATGCTAAGTTTTAAAAAAATACAACGAGTTACCTTTATGATGGTATGTCTGGCAACCGAAGTTTTGTTTGCTCAGGATAGAAGTCATAGTAAAGGTGCAGATCAGTTCTACAAAGAACTTCCAAATCCGGTGGCTACGAATGTTAAGGCATGGGCAAAGCTGCCAAATGATATTAATGTAAGCTTTGCCAGCGATAATGTAAGGTATCCAAAGGAAAAGATACCACTAAAAACGATACAAAAAAACTGGACTGTAACCGGCTGGAAAGGTGAGAAGGTTCATACCCAGCTATTAGTATGGACAAAAAAGAATATTCCTGCACTCAGTGTTAGTATAAATGGATTGACTAATGAAAAGGGAGATCGTATTAATGAGAAAAATATAAAGGCGGCTTTTGTTCGTTATGTGATGTCAGACACTTTTGAAGGAGGATGTTCGCATCAAGCACCTACTGTTTATGATTCAACATTGGTTGCAGATCCAATAGACATTATCAATAAGATACCTGTTGAAAAAAATACTGTTCGGCCAATTTGGTTAAGCATTGAAATACCCGATAATATACCAGCTGGGAAATATAGCGGTTCAATTACGGTGAATGCGACTAAAAAATATAATTTATCCATTACATTAAACGTGCAGAATCATATTTTACCTCCGGCAGACCAATGGAAGTACGATTTTGATATTTGGCAGTATCCGGCTCCTATAGCAAGGATGCATAATGTGAAGTTATGGAGTGATGAACATTTTGATTTAATGCGTCCGTATTTTACAGCCTTAGCAAAGGCAGGTCAGAAAGTAATTACTGCCAACATTATTGAACAGCCATGGGGCTTGGACCACGTACATTTTGATGATCCCAGCTTAGTTAAATGGACCAGGAAAAAAGATGGTACCTGGAGTTATGATTTTTCGTTGTTCGATCGTTACATCTCATTTGTAAAAAGTTGTGGAATTCATCAGCGCATAAATTGTTATTCTATGATTACCTGGGATCTATCTTTTATTTACTATGATGAAGCTTTAGGTAAAAATAACACAGTAACACTTAAGCCGGGTTCAGAAGAATATAAAGCTTTCTGGATGCCGATGCTGGTTGAGTTTACCAAACACCTGAAAGCAAAGAGCTGGTTTGATCAAACCGCAATAGCGATGGATGAAAGGCCAATTGAAAGTATGCAGGCGGTGATCTCCTTGCTAAAGGAAGTTGATCCGAAATGGAAAATAGCATTGGCTGGTGATACCTATCACCCGGAAATTGAAGAGGATATTTATGATTACTGTTTGGCTTCATATTTAAGTTTTGGAGATACCGTGCTTGCTAAACGAAAAGCAGAAGGTAAACCAACTACATTTTATACGGCTTGTGTAGAAGAATATCCAAACGGATACACTTTTTCGCCACCTGCAGAAAATGCCTGGCTGGCCTGGCATGCTTCGGCGAAAGGATATACCGGTTATTTGTTCTGGGCATTTAATACCTGGGTGAGTAACCCACTTCAAGATGCCCGTTGGCGCCGTTATCCATCAGGTACCTTATTTCAATTTTATCCGGGACCACGTACCTCAATTCGTTTTGAGAAATTAATTGAAGGTATTCAGGATTTTGAAAAAATCAGAATACTACGTGATAAATTCGTTAAAGAGGGAAAAAAGGATCAACTCAAAGAAATGGATATGGTGTTATCGGCTTTCGAATTGGAGAAACTCAAAACCATTCCAGCGGCTAAAATGGTAGAAAAGGGAAAAGCATTTTTGAGTAAGTATTAA